Proteins encoded by one window of Candidatus Obscuribacter sp.:
- a CDS encoding D-lyxose/D-mannose family sugar isomerase, whose translation MKRSEINAAVARAIANSQKCGIALPRWAAWAPEEFGESAEGMRQQKLGWKVVDFGLGDFANCGLVVLVLANALADAKGEPVTKGSQVGAYQYPGSSFSRKFLFVQAGQTRAPPLPPPERAQRSDCGGGAPVTFELAWAESDTKLSERDVDVQVDGIWHHLPAHGKVTINPGETITLPGDLSHIISVAAGGGDVIMLETSTANNDAHDNIFPFITPTSVAIEEDTRALYQMLDEQR comes from the coding sequence ATGAAACGTTCTGAAATCAATGCAGCAGTTGCCCGTGCCATTGCCAACTCCCAGAAATGCGGCATTGCGCTGCCTCGCTGGGCTGCCTGGGCTCCTGAAGAATTCGGCGAAAGCGCGGAAGGCATGAGACAACAGAAGCTCGGCTGGAAAGTCGTGGACTTTGGTCTCGGCGACTTTGCCAACTGTGGTCTGGTCGTGCTCGTTTTGGCAAACGCTCTGGCTGATGCCAAAGGTGAGCCCGTGACCAAAGGCAGCCAGGTCGGCGCCTATCAATACCCGGGCTCCAGCTTCTCGCGCAAGTTCCTCTTCGTCCAGGCCGGTCAAACCCGAGCCCCACCACTTCCACCGCCAGAAAGAGCGCAAAGAAGTGACTGTGGTGGCGGCGCTCCTGTGACCTTTGAACTGGCCTGGGCCGAAAGCGACACCAAGCTCTCCGAGCGCGATGTCGATGTGCAAGTGGACGGTATCTGGCATCATCTGCCCGCCCACGGCAAGGTCACCATCAACCCCGGCGAAACCATCACTTTGCCTGGCGATCTCTCGCACATCATCTCCGTGGCTGCCGGTGGCGGCGACGTGATCATGCTCGAGACTTCCACTGCCAACAATGACGCCCACGACAACATCTTCCCCTTCATCACGCCCACCAGCGTGGCCATCGAGGAAGACACGCGGGCGCTCTACCAGATGCTCGACGAGCAAAGGTGA
- a CDS encoding IS3 family transposase, with protein MEAAQLGERAPGQPRKSSRPRRSQRADEREQTARKRRTKYSKKGRRVLCEKPSVKYAFIESERANHCINLICDVLEVSRSGFYKYLAHKESKQSKNRKRLLNHILRVFEESRESYGARRVHRKLRREGIKCNHKTVEKLMREHQITPQRKRKYRSTTDSKHDMPVSQNILSRQFTVSKPNIAWVSDITYIETREGWMYLAVFIDLYSRKVVGWAIEPTMTTELILKAVKEATQNEGQMPRLIHSDRGSQYASRAFRNHVRTARTIQSMSRKGNCWDNAVAESFFGSLKSELVYRKTFETQNEARESIFEYIDIFYNRQRLHSALDYLTPEEFTLKGKKAA; from the coding sequence ATGGAAGCTGCGCAACTGGGTGAAAGAGCACCAGGACAACCAAGAAAGAGCAGCCGACCTAGACGATCTCAACGAGCTGATGAAAGAGAACAAACGGCTCGAAAGAGGAGAACGAAATACTCAAAAAAAGGCCGCCGCGTACTTTGCGAAAAACCAAGCGTAAAGTACGCTTTCATAGAAAGTGAACGGGCTAACCATTGTATCAACCTGATATGCGACGTACTGGAAGTAAGTCGTTCAGGCTTTTACAAGTATCTAGCTCACAAGGAAAGCAAACAATCTAAAAACAGAAAGCGGCTCCTAAACCACATCCTCAGAGTCTTTGAAGAGTCCAGGGAAAGCTACGGGGCTCGTCGAGTGCATCGAAAACTCAGACGTGAAGGCATTAAGTGCAATCACAAAACGGTGGAAAAGCTGATGCGCGAGCATCAAATTACCCCGCAGCGTAAGCGCAAATATCGCAGCACGACTGACTCAAAGCATGACATGCCAGTGAGCCAGAACATTCTCAGTAGGCAATTCACAGTCTCCAAGCCAAACATAGCCTGGGTCAGTGATATCACCTACATCGAAACCCGCGAGGGTTGGATGTATCTGGCAGTCTTCATCGATCTGTATTCAAGAAAGGTTGTAGGCTGGGCGATAGAACCAACGATGACGACTGAACTGATTCTAAAAGCCGTCAAGGAAGCAACGCAAAACGAAGGACAGATGCCACGACTGATACATTCAGATCGAGGTTCACAGTACGCTAGCAGGGCTTTTCGAAACCATGTGAGAACCGCCAGGACAATCCAGAGCATGAGCCGCAAAGGCAACTGCTGGGACAACGCTGTAGCTGAGAGCTTCTTTGGAAGCCTCAAATCAGAGCTTGTTTACCGTAAAACTTTTGAGACCCAGAACGAGGCAAGGGAGAGCATCTTCGAATACATCGATATTTTCTACAACAGACAACGACTTCATTCAGCGTTAGACTATCTAACACCTGAGGAATTTACCCTTAAAGGTAAGAAAGCGGCTTAG